TGGCGGCATCAGGAGTTCCTGCACCCGCCGCGCAAAGCCGGACGGCTGGACGGACAGCTTTTCCATCGCGTGCGCCAGCCGTTTTTCGCCGGGGAAGTACGAGCGGTTGAGCGCGAACACCACCTGGATCAGTGCCTGCAGTACCTGCTGCACGATGGCGGAGGTGTAGATGACGTCGCCGCGCTGGACGGCGGTGCGGTAGTGGAAGTTCTCCGGCCAGAACGCGGCCTCGGGCATGAACCGGTCGAGGATGTTCTGGCGCAGCGCCTCGGGGTAGGTGGCAACGGCGGCCTTCCACCGGGCGAGGACGCCGTGCGGATCGTCCACGACCATCATCGAATGCACGTCCGCGAGCGCGGTGTAGCTCAGGAATCCCATCACTGTCCACACCACGTACTCGCGCCCCACCTCCCCGCCGACGCACGCCCGCAGCGTGCGATCCACTTCG
The genomic region above belongs to Longimicrobium sp. and contains:
- a CDS encoding DUF4037 domain-containing protein, with protein sequence MTRPEEIAASLLPMLRTWVAGEYGIAIGGSYAKGSGDSLSDVDIYLFANEVLPAARRDEAVVAELGVEARPESWGADDPFVQGGTDFWHVGQRVECWLRSTREVDRTLRACVGGEVGREYVVWTVMGFLSYTALADVHSMMVVDDPHGVLARWKAAVATYPEALRQNILDRFMPEAAFWPENFHYRTAVQRGDVIYTSAIVQQVLQALIQVVFALNRSYFPGEKRLAHAMEKLSVQPSGFARRVQELLMPPSVDVAGLETQRRGVADLVAEMRALAFDTPGSGASG